A stretch of Pseudomonas sp. LS.1a DNA encodes these proteins:
- a CDS encoding CoA transferase subunit A, translating into MAGLDKRVATYEQALEGLTDNMTVLAGGFGLCGIPENLISEIRRRGVKGLTVVSNNCGVDGFGLGVLLEDRQIRKMVASYVGENAEFERQLLSGELEVELTPQGTLAEKMRAGGAGIPAFYTATGYGTPVADGKEVREFNGRKYILEESITGDFAIVKGWKADHYGNVVYRNTAQNFNPLAATAGKITVVEVEEIVEPGVLLPSEIHTPGIYVDRVIVGTFEKRIEKRTVKA; encoded by the coding sequence ATGGCCGGACTGGACAAGCGCGTTGCAACCTATGAACAGGCCCTCGAAGGCCTGACCGACAACATGACGGTACTGGCTGGTGGTTTCGGCCTGTGCGGCATCCCGGAAAACCTTATCAGCGAAATCAGGCGCCGTGGCGTCAAGGGCCTGACCGTGGTCTCCAACAACTGCGGTGTCGACGGTTTTGGCCTGGGCGTGCTGCTGGAAGACCGGCAGATCCGCAAGATGGTCGCCTCCTACGTGGGTGAGAACGCCGAGTTCGAACGCCAGCTGCTGAGCGGTGAGCTGGAAGTGGAACTGACCCCGCAGGGCACCCTGGCCGAAAAAATGCGCGCTGGTGGCGCCGGTATCCCGGCCTTCTACACCGCCACCGGCTACGGCACCCCGGTTGCCGATGGCAAGGAAGTGCGCGAGTTCAACGGCCGCAAGTACATCCTCGAAGAATCCATCACCGGCGACTTCGCCATCGTCAAGGGCTGGAAGGCCGACCACTACGGCAACGTGGTGTACCGCAACACTGCGCAAAACTTCAACCCGCTGGCGGCCACCGCCGGCAAGATCACCGTGGTCGAAGTGGAAGAGATCGTCGAACCCGGCGTGCTGTTGCCCAGCGAGATCCACACCCCGGGCATCTACGTGGACCGCGTCATCGTCGGCACCTTCGAAAAGCGTATCGAAAAGCGCACCGTCAAGGCCTGA
- a CDS encoding GumC family protein has protein sequence MKSDYELSLRDYIAIIKDRGLILGVSIVVILAATVAVAVMVPPIYQSTGTILVESQQISPELVSTNNTSFADERIEVIRQRVMTRENLLRIIGKYNLFPDKRFSESDKIDHMRSAVVVETLTTYVRGRGEATVAFNVSFEHKQPEVAKEVADELVTLFLNENLKQRTERANETTEFLTQEANKLGAELASLENQLADFKQAHANALPEHQTLRMNMLSRSELEFREVDRDYKAAQEELRYLELELSAANAGLATKTGEGPRAASAEQPQDLPSLKAEYAQLLSRYKEAHPDVVAVKRRIQALEASGNRTAAASTVGLDVARVRAKMSAAQERIASLAEQKRELTRKMEGYEAEILEAPQVERGLVTLMRDHDNARKKYEEIRAKEMGAKITESLEQENKAERFVLLEPPLMPEKPIKPNRKKIAALGLVLAPAGGGALVMLLEMFNQRIRGVGALENLLGRRVLVALPYIDTKADVARRRRWRNWLILAALALAAIMVVLVHVFYMPLDVLLFKVMSRFA, from the coding sequence ATGAAGTCTGACTACGAGCTCTCCCTCAGAGATTACATCGCCATAATCAAGGACCGAGGCCTGATATTGGGGGTGAGCATCGTAGTCATCCTGGCCGCGACCGTTGCTGTCGCAGTGATGGTGCCGCCGATCTACCAGTCGACCGGCACCATCCTGGTGGAGTCGCAGCAGATTTCGCCCGAGCTGGTGTCGACCAACAACACCAGCTTTGCCGATGAGCGTATCGAGGTCATTCGCCAGCGGGTGATGACCCGCGAGAACCTGCTGCGCATCATCGGCAAGTACAACCTGTTCCCCGACAAGCGCTTCAGCGAAAGCGACAAGATCGACCACATGCGCAGTGCCGTCGTGGTCGAGACCCTCACCACCTATGTGCGCGGGCGCGGTGAAGCGACCGTGGCGTTCAATGTGTCCTTCGAGCACAAGCAGCCGGAAGTGGCCAAGGAAGTCGCCGACGAACTGGTGACGCTGTTCCTCAACGAGAACCTCAAGCAGCGTACCGAGCGGGCCAATGAAACCACCGAGTTCCTCACCCAGGAGGCGAACAAGCTGGGGGCCGAGCTGGCCAGCCTGGAAAACCAGCTGGCGGATTTCAAGCAGGCGCACGCCAATGCCTTGCCCGAGCACCAGACCCTGCGCATGAACATGCTGTCGCGGTCGGAGCTGGAGTTCCGCGAGGTCGACCGTGATTACAAGGCCGCCCAGGAAGAACTGCGTTACCTGGAACTGGAACTGTCCGCGGCCAATGCCGGGCTGGCCACCAAGACCGGCGAAGGCCCCAGGGCGGCCAGTGCCGAACAGCCCCAGGACCTGCCCAGCCTGAAGGCCGAGTATGCCCAGTTGCTGAGCCGCTACAAGGAAGCCCACCCCGATGTGGTGGCGGTCAAGCGCAGGATCCAGGCGCTCGAAGCCAGTGGCAATCGCACGGCGGCGGCGTCCACGGTCGGCCTCGATGTCGCCCGCGTGCGTGCCAAGATGAGCGCGGCACAGGAACGCATTGCTTCACTGGCCGAGCAGAAGCGCGAGTTGACCCGCAAGATGGAAGGCTATGAGGCCGAGATCCTCGAGGCGCCGCAGGTCGAGCGTGGCCTGGTGACCTTGATGCGTGACCACGACAACGCGCGCAAGAAGTACGAGGAAATCCGCGCCAAGGAAATGGGCGCGAAGATTACCGAAAGCCTGGAGCAGGAGAACAAGGCCGAGCGCTTTGTACTGCTGGAACCACCGCTGATGCCCGAGAAACCGATCAAACCCAACCGCAAGAAAATCGCCGCGCTGGGTCTGGTGCTGGCACCGGCAGGTGGCGGTGCGCTGGTGATGTTGCTGGAAATGTTCAACCAGCGTATTCGCGGCGTCGGAGCCCTGGAAAACCTGCTGGGCAGGCGGGTGCTGGTGGCGCTGCCATACATCGATACCAAGGCCGATGTGGCCAGGCGCAGGCGTTGGCGCAACTGGCTGATCCTGGCAGCGCTGGCGCTGGCGGCTATCATGGTAGTGCTGGTGCACGTGTTCTACATGCCACTGGATGTGCTGTTGTTCAAAGTCATGTCTCGGTTTGCATAG
- the eppA gene encoding EPS-associated small membrane protein EppA, with amino-acid sequence MRTALIIKSMSLLVLLSGAARAADAYINQNSIIPVSTAGWFFAFAVVGFVAVANSGRI; translated from the coding sequence ATGCGCACGGCCCTGATTATCAAGTCGATGTCTTTGCTGGTGCTGTTAAGTGGTGCGGCGCGCGCGGCGGATGCGTATATCAATCAGAACAGTATCATTCCTGTTTCAACTGCAGGGTGGTTCTTTGCATTTGCTGTCGTTGGCTTCGTGGCAGTCGCCAACAGTGGAAGGATCTGA
- a CDS encoding CoA transferase subunit B — MALTREQMAQRVARELKDGYYVNLGIGIPTLVANYVPADMDVMLQSENGLLGMGEFPTEGTIDADMINAGKQTVTARRGASIFDSAQSFAMIRGGHVDLTVLGAFEVDVQGNIASWMIPGKLVKGMGGAMDLVAGAENIIVTMTHASKDGESKLLPQCSLPLTGAGCIRKVLTDLAYLEIEDGAFILRETAPGVSVEEIIEKTAGKLIVPDDVKEMTF; from the coding sequence ATGGCACTGACCCGCGAACAGATGGCGCAACGCGTCGCCCGTGAACTGAAGGACGGCTACTACGTCAACCTGGGCATCGGCATTCCGACCCTGGTGGCCAACTACGTACCCGCCGACATGGATGTGATGCTGCAATCGGAAAACGGCCTGCTCGGCATGGGCGAATTCCCCACCGAAGGCACCATCGATGCCGACATGATCAACGCCGGCAAGCAGACCGTCACCGCCCGCCGCGGTGCCTCGATCTTCGATTCGGCACAGTCGTTCGCCATGATCCGTGGCGGCCACGTCGACCTGACCGTGCTCGGCGCTTTCGAAGTGGATGTGCAGGGCAACATCGCCTCGTGGATGATCCCGGGCAAGCTGGTGAAGGGGATGGGCGGCGCCATGGACCTGGTGGCCGGCGCCGAGAACATCATCGTCACCATGACCCATGCCTCCAAGGACGGCGAGTCCAAGCTGCTGCCGCAGTGCAGCCTGCCGCTGACCGGCGCCGGCTGCATCCGCAAGGTGCTGACCGACCTGGCCTACCTGGAAATCGAAGACGGCGCCTTCATCCTGCGCGAGACCGCGCCGGGGGTGAGCGTTGAAGAAATCATCGAGAAGACCGCCGGCAAGCTGATCGTGCCGGATGATGTGAAGGAAATGACCTTCTAA
- a CDS encoding aldo/keto reductase, translating into MRYVKLAGSSVPAIGQGTWYMGEDPARKAAEVAALQQGIELGLSLIDTAEMYAEGGAEEVVGQAIAGRRDQVFLVSKVYPHNASLRGMAAACERSLTRLGTDCIDLYLLHWRGQHPLEETVDAFERLREQGKIKRWGVSNFDVDDLRELHNPDCATNQVLYNPTQRGIEFDLLPWCEKRALPIMAYCPLAQAGRLLQHPVLAEIAERHGATAAQVSLAWVTRDDGVIAIPKAVAPEHVRLNAAAGTLTLTSEDLRAIDRAFPAPTRKQRLAMV; encoded by the coding sequence ATGCGTTACGTGAAACTGGCAGGTTCGAGCGTTCCGGCCATCGGCCAGGGCACCTGGTACATGGGTGAAGACCCGGCCCGCAAGGCTGCCGAGGTGGCGGCCCTGCAACAGGGCATCGAACTTGGCCTGAGCTTGATCGATACCGCCGAGATGTATGCCGAAGGTGGCGCAGAAGAGGTCGTTGGCCAGGCCATTGCCGGGCGCCGCGACCAGGTGTTCCTGGTCAGCAAGGTGTACCCGCACAATGCCAGCCTGCGCGGCATGGCGGCCGCCTGCGAGCGCAGCCTGACGCGCCTGGGCACCGACTGCATCGACCTGTACCTGCTGCACTGGCGTGGTCAGCACCCGCTGGAGGAAACCGTCGACGCCTTCGAGCGCTTGCGCGAGCAAGGCAAGATCAAGCGCTGGGGTGTTTCCAATTTCGACGTCGACGACCTGCGCGAGCTGCACAACCCCGATTGCGCCACCAACCAGGTGCTGTACAACCCGACCCAGCGTGGCATCGAGTTCGACCTGTTGCCGTGGTGCGAAAAGCGCGCCCTGCCGATCATGGCCTACTGCCCGCTGGCCCAGGCCGGGCGCCTGTTGCAGCACCCGGTGCTGGCGGAAATCGCCGAGCGCCATGGGGCCACAGCGGCCCAGGTCAGCCTGGCCTGGGTGACCCGGGATGACGGGGTGATAGCCATCCCCAAGGCCGTGGCGCCCGAGCATGTGCGGCTGAATGCGGCTGCGGGTACGTTGACCCTGACCAGCGAAGACCTGCGGGCGATCGACCGGGCGTTCCCGGCACCGACACGCAAGCAGCGGTTGGCGATGGTGTAA
- a CDS encoding LysR family transcriptional regulator — MNVKQLRAFVTVAKYQSFAQAGEHLHVSQPALSLTIKALEENLGGALLSRTTRSVSLTAEGEVLLPLARRLLADWDDTEEMLRQRFTLQLGRVSVAAMPAFAGNLLPHSLKVFRQRYPKVNVTVHDVINEQVLELVRHRRVELGIGFEPDNIDGLDFHPLYMDRFVAVVPADSPLAQLPQVSWAQLLAEDFVALQRPSAVRLLMEQNVAAHHGKLAVAFESHQLSTIGRMVASGLGVSAVPALCINQMQELGARCVTLVEPTVERRIGVIALSEHKLSTAAQALLEVLLSNTRIPEVTCVT, encoded by the coding sequence ATGAACGTCAAGCAACTGCGCGCCTTTGTCACCGTGGCCAAGTACCAGAGCTTTGCCCAGGCCGGTGAACACCTGCATGTTTCGCAACCCGCCCTGAGCCTGACCATCAAGGCCCTGGAAGAGAACCTTGGCGGCGCCCTGCTCAGCCGCACCACGCGCAGCGTCAGCCTGACTGCCGAGGGCGAGGTGCTGCTGCCGCTGGCGCGGCGCCTGCTGGCCGACTGGGACGACACCGAAGAGATGCTGCGCCAGCGTTTCACCCTGCAACTGGGCCGGGTTTCGGTGGCGGCCATGCCGGCCTTTGCCGGCAACCTGCTGCCCCACTCGCTCAAGGTATTTCGCCAGCGCTACCCGAAGGTCAACGTCACCGTGCACGATGTGATCAACGAACAGGTGCTGGAACTGGTGCGCCATCGCCGCGTCGAACTGGGCATCGGCTTCGAACCGGACAACATCGATGGCCTGGATTTCCACCCGTTGTACATGGACCGGTTTGTCGCCGTGGTGCCCGCCGACTCGCCCTTGGCGCAGCTGCCCCAGGTCAGTTGGGCACAATTGCTGGCCGAAGACTTCGTGGCCCTGCAACGCCCTTCGGCGGTGCGCCTGCTGATGGAGCAGAACGTGGCCGCCCACCACGGCAAGCTGGCGGTAGCTTTCGAGAGCCACCAGCTGTCGACCATCGGCCGCATGGTCGCCAGTGGCCTGGGGGTCAGTGCCGTACCGGCGCTGTGCATCAACCAGATGCAGGAGCTTGGTGCCCGCTGCGTAACCCTGGTCGAGCCCACGGTCGAGCGCCGCATCGGCGTGATTGCCCTCAGCGAACACAAGCTTTCCACGGCGGCGCAAGCGCTGCTCGAGGTACTGCTTTCCAATACCCGGATCCCGGAGGTGACATGCGTTACGTGA
- a CDS encoding short-chain fatty acid transporter produces the protein MAAEIQDSRSARFALRCSNWAERWFPDSWVFAALAVMLVGIGALAMGAKPTDTAKAFGDGFWSLIPFTMQMAFVVIGGYVVASSPPAARLIDRLARIPGNGRSAVCWVALISMLASLLNWGLSLVFGGLLVRALARRTELKMDYRAAGAAAYLGLGAVWALGLSSSAAQLQANPASLPPSILSITGVIPFTETIFLWQSGVMLAALVVVSLVIAYATAPGPNSARSAQDCGVDPSFTAPPAPQRTRPGEWLEHSPILILMLVALAAGWLYQEFATKPAITAISGLNTYNLLFIMLGALLHWRPRSFLDAVARAVPTTTGVLIQFPLYGSIAAILTQVKGVDEQTLAHHISLFFTQIATHDTYAVLMGVYSAVLGFFIPSGGGKWIIEAPYVMLVANDLQYHLGWAVQIYNAAEALPNLINPFYMLPLLGVLGLKARDLIGFSFVQLLVHVPLVLVLLWALGTTLQYIPPVMP, from the coding sequence GTGGCCGCTGAAATCCAAGACAGCCGCTCCGCCCGCTTTGCCTTGCGCTGCTCCAACTGGGCCGAACGCTGGTTCCCTGACTCCTGGGTATTCGCAGCCCTGGCGGTGATGCTGGTGGGCATCGGCGCCCTGGCCATGGGCGCCAAGCCGACCGACACCGCCAAGGCCTTTGGCGATGGCTTCTGGAGCCTGATCCCGTTCACCATGCAGATGGCCTTCGTAGTCATCGGCGGCTATGTGGTGGCCAGCTCGCCTCCCGCCGCGCGGCTGATCGACCGCCTGGCACGCATCCCTGGCAATGGCCGTTCGGCGGTGTGCTGGGTGGCGCTGATCTCGATGCTGGCGTCGCTGCTCAACTGGGGCCTGTCGCTGGTGTTCGGTGGCCTGCTGGTGCGCGCCCTGGCCCGGCGCACCGAACTGAAGATGGACTACCGCGCCGCCGGTGCCGCCGCCTATCTGGGCCTGGGCGCCGTGTGGGCACTGGGCCTGTCTTCGTCGGCGGCGCAACTGCAGGCCAACCCGGCCAGCCTGCCACCGTCGATCCTGTCGATTACCGGCGTGATCCCGTTCACCGAAACCATCTTCCTCTGGCAGTCCGGTGTGATGTTGGCGGCGTTGGTGGTGGTCTCGCTGGTCATCGCCTACGCCACGGCCCCGGGCCCGAACAGCGCGCGTAGCGCCCAGGACTGCGGGGTCGACCCCAGCTTCACCGCGCCACCGGCACCCCAGCGCACCCGCCCGGGCGAGTGGCTGGAACACAGCCCGATCCTGATCCTGATGCTGGTGGCCCTGGCCGCTGGCTGGCTGTACCAGGAGTTCGCCACCAAACCGGCGATTACCGCCATTTCCGGGCTGAACACCTACAACCTGTTGTTCATCATGCTCGGCGCCTTGCTGCACTGGCGCCCGCGCAGCTTCCTCGATGCGGTGGCGCGCGCGGTTCCGACTACCACGGGGGTGCTTATCCAGTTCCCGCTGTATGGTTCGATCGCTGCCATCCTCACCCAGGTGAAGGGCGTCGACGAGCAGACCCTGGCCCACCACATTTCGCTGTTCTTCACCCAGATCGCCACCCATGACACCTATGCCGTGCTGATGGGCGTGTATTCGGCGGTGCTGGGCTTCTTCATCCCTTCGGGTGGTGGCAAGTGGATCATCGAGGCGCCCTACGTGATGCTGGTGGCCAACGACCTGCAGTATCACCTGGGCTGGGCGGTGCAGATCTACAACGCCGCCGAAGCCTTGCCGAACCTGATCAACCCGTTCTACATGCTGCCGCTGCTGGGTGTACTGGGGCTCAAGGCTCGCGACCTGATCGGCTTCTCGTTCGTGCAGTTGCTGGTGCACGTGCCTCTGGTGCTGGTGTTGCTGTGGGCATTGGGTACGACGTTGCAGTACATCCCACCGGTGATGCCGTAA
- a CDS encoding CpsD/CapB family tyrosine-protein kinase, with protein sequence MDRTKPAVGNNLHPVTPGTPQALSPAPGTALTEVPGQFDYVNTKVVPLRAEHLERHRIVAYNKNSHMNGPIDLLRTQVLRTMEENGWRTLAITSPTPEAGKTVLAVNLAMSIAHHTTKTALLVDFDLRRPKVGSTLGLPMDQALNEFLTDKAELQDCLVNPTLPRFVVLPTRVPVPLSTEMLSSPKVSNLISELRNRYESRICIFDLPPLLSSDDAITVIPKFDCVLLVVANGMNNRKEIEDCLHHLARVNLVGTVLNKADEQPRTYY encoded by the coding sequence ATGGACAGGACCAAGCCGGCTGTTGGCAATAATCTTCACCCGGTTACTCCGGGTACCCCTCAGGCCTTGTCACCTGCCCCTGGTACGGCGCTGACGGAAGTGCCTGGCCAGTTCGATTATGTGAACACCAAGGTGGTGCCGCTGCGCGCGGAGCACCTGGAACGTCACCGCATCGTCGCCTACAACAAGAACTCGCACATGAACGGGCCGATCGACCTGCTGCGCACGCAAGTGCTCAGGACCATGGAGGAGAATGGCTGGCGAACTTTGGCCATCACCTCGCCAACCCCGGAAGCGGGCAAGACGGTGCTGGCGGTCAACCTGGCCATGAGCATCGCCCACCACACCACCAAGACCGCGTTGCTGGTGGACTTCGACCTGCGTCGGCCCAAGGTCGGCAGCACCCTGGGCCTGCCCATGGATCAGGCGCTGAACGAGTTCCTGACGGACAAGGCCGAGCTGCAGGACTGCCTGGTCAACCCGACCTTGCCTCGGTTTGTGGTGTTGCCGACGCGCGTACCGGTGCCGTTGTCTACCGAAATGCTGTCGTCGCCCAAAGTGAGCAACCTGATCAGCGAACTGCGCAACCGCTACGAGTCGCGCATCTGCATTTTCGATTTGCCGCCGCTGCTCAGCTCTGACGATGCGATCACCGTGATACCCAAGTTCGACTGTGTGCTGCTGGTGGTGGCCAACGGTATGAACAACAGGAAGGAAATCGAGGATTGCCTGCATCACCTGGCCAGGGTGAACCTGGTCGGGACGGTATTGAACAAGGCCGACGAGCAGCCACGGACCTATTACTGA
- a CDS encoding helix-turn-helix domain-containing protein, with protein sequence MSIRLKLLRKKLGMTLELLADKTGMTKSYLSKVERGLNTPSIATALKLARALNVNVEELFAEEQAGQSRYSLVRHGERQALVGDGAGPGYAALTSQVGQRSLLPFLIQPPSEFSDPTFKEHLGEEFLFVHAGQVEVDFMNERVLLEQGDALHFNAQIPHRLRSVGPLPAQLLVVVHHADE encoded by the coding sequence ATGTCTATCCGATTGAAACTGCTGCGAAAGAAACTGGGGATGACCCTGGAACTGCTGGCCGACAAGACCGGCATGACCAAAAGCTACCTGTCCAAGGTCGAACGCGGCCTGAACACCCCCTCGATCGCCACCGCGCTGAAGCTGGCGCGGGCACTGAATGTCAATGTCGAAGAGCTGTTCGCCGAAGAGCAGGCCGGCCAGAGCCGCTACAGCCTGGTGCGCCATGGCGAGCGCCAGGCCCTGGTGGGGGACGGAGCAGGGCCAGGGTACGCGGCCCTCACCAGCCAGGTCGGCCAGCGCAGCCTGCTGCCGTTCCTGATCCAGCCGCCGTCGGAGTTCAGCGACCCCACGTTCAAGGAACACCTGGGCGAAGAGTTCCTGTTCGTCCATGCCGGGCAGGTGGAAGTGGACTTCATGAACGAGCGGGTGCTGCTGGAGCAAGGCGATGCTCTGCATTTCAATGCCCAGATTCCACACCGGCTAAGATCGGTAGGACCGCTGCCGGCGCAGTTGTTGGTCGTGGTACACCACGCAGACGAGTAA
- a CDS encoding polysaccharide biosynthesis/export family protein: MVRSMFAAFCMLMVWSGAGNADPNSTAYLLSPGDVVMVSVWQEESLRQEATVLPDGSITFPLAGRIDVAGLDVTAVEKQVAAKLEKYLPDPNVSVVVKSIAGNLVYVQGKVIKPGAVQMAGPTAVLQALSMSGGLDKFADESEIKVVRGTGASQKILPVRYRDLVSGRDMSTNIQLQAGDTLVVP, translated from the coding sequence ATGGTGCGTTCAATGTTTGCTGCATTCTGCATGCTGATGGTGTGGTCCGGTGCCGGTAACGCCGACCCGAACAGTACCGCCTACCTGCTCAGCCCCGGCGATGTGGTGATGGTTTCGGTGTGGCAGGAAGAGAGCCTGCGCCAGGAAGCCACCGTACTTCCCGACGGCAGTATCACTTTTCCCCTGGCCGGGCGCATCGATGTTGCCGGGCTGGATGTAACGGCAGTTGAAAAACAAGTGGCTGCCAAACTCGAAAAATACCTCCCCGACCCGAACGTCAGCGTTGTTGTCAAAAGCATCGCCGGCAACCTGGTCTATGTACAAGGCAAAGTGATCAAGCCCGGGGCGGTACAAATGGCGGGCCCTACCGCAGTGCTGCAGGCCCTGAGCATGTCGGGTGGCCTGGACAAGTTTGCCGATGAAAGCGAAATCAAAGTGGTCCGCGGTACCGGCGCTTCCCAAAAAATCCTGCCCGTGCGATACAGAGACCTGGTGTCTGGCCGGGATATGTCCACCAACATCCAACTTCAGGCTGGCGATACGCTGGTCGTTCCTTGA